From a region of the Paenibacillus sp. R14(2021) genome:
- a CDS encoding HD domain-containing protein: MTNLIADIKIPDSKLAVEAAELVRDHADDLLWNHSNRTFLFAAMRGNMNQMKYDSELLYISSLFHDLGITPAFRSPDKRFEVDGANAARDFLKSRGVPEESVRLVWDAVALHTSIGIVEYKETEVALMNFGVAYDVVGKNFDLISAEVRQQVVEAFPRSGLKHNILNAFLEGFKHKPETTFGTINADICEMLLPGYKRPNFCHLVHHSKWDE; this comes from the coding sequence ATGACAAATTTAATCGCTGATATCAAGATTCCCGATAGTAAACTAGCCGTTGAAGCTGCTGAATTAGTGCGTGATCATGCCGACGACCTTCTGTGGAACCACTCGAACCGGACATTTCTGTTTGCGGCTATGAGGGGTAACATGAATCAAATGAAATACGATTCTGAATTGCTTTATATCAGTTCGCTTTTCCACGATCTTGGCATCACTCCCGCATTCCGAAGCCCGGACAAACGCTTTGAGGTCGATGGAGCTAATGCTGCCCGCGATTTTCTTAAAAGTCGAGGCGTCCCGGAAGAATCCGTTCGGCTTGTATGGGATGCAGTTGCCCTGCATACCTCCATCGGAATCGTCGAATATAAGGAAACCGAAGTGGCGCTGATGAATTTTGGCGTCGCTTATGATGTGGTCGGGAAGAACTTCGATCTCATCTCAGCGGAAGTGCGGCAGCAAGTCGTCGAGGCTTTTCCGCGCAGCGGGTTAAAACACAACATCTTGAATGCATTCTTGGAAGGCTTCAAACACAAACCGGAAACAACCTTCGGAACAATTAACGCCGATATATGCGAAATGCTTCTTCCGGGATATAAGCGACCTAACTTTTGCCATCTTGTCCATCATTCCAAATGGGATGAGTAA
- a CDS encoding YhgE/Pip domain-containing protein, with protein MALFRQKMLWIGLVRIVVVMMVLGLAMMGSVLGAKPKDLPVALVVEDKAVTLPDGSMLNIGAMVKEKLLANTALPFVWHEVATEADARAGLDQQDYYGAFIIPADLSKGIASFMTEVPKPATVKVIGNEGMNTQAATAVKQVLGQVSRMLSAELTGQLLSQVEAESPVIPISAAKAIMSPFMVVEETVHPVGLNNASGSAPGMLTQIMWIGSLVISVILALSAQKVKSSGVRRMGVYAMQLVMGAIFVVLVSGYLVWMAHDWYGMAIVDQATTWVALLSGIAFFAIQSMLLNWLGLPAVPILILLMFFSLPVMNIAPEFLPQTTQDWLYSWTPFRFAAASLRNAMYYDEVSVTSSNTVVLWLMVGIGAVLLLLSALKPQRARGQGSAV; from the coding sequence ATGGCGTTATTCAGACAAAAAATGTTGTGGATCGGTTTGGTTCGTATTGTTGTTGTCATGATGGTGTTGGGGCTGGCGATGATGGGGTCGGTACTCGGCGCGAAGCCGAAGGATTTGCCGGTGGCGCTCGTAGTTGAGGACAAGGCAGTCACGCTTCCCGATGGCAGTATGCTGAATATTGGGGCGATGGTAAAGGAGAAGTTGCTCGCAAATACAGCGTTGCCGTTTGTCTGGCACGAGGTGGCGACTGAAGCGGATGCGCGCGCGGGACTGGATCAGCAGGATTATTACGGGGCGTTCATTATTCCGGCGGATTTGAGCAAGGGTATTGCGTCGTTTATGACGGAGGTGCCGAAACCGGCAACAGTGAAGGTGATCGGCAACGAAGGGATGAACACGCAGGCGGCAACTGCGGTGAAGCAGGTACTCGGACAGGTATCACGCATGCTGAGTGCGGAGCTGACGGGTCAGTTGCTTAGTCAGGTAGAGGCGGAGTCTCCGGTTATTCCGATTAGCGCGGCTAAGGCGATTATGAGTCCTTTTATGGTGGTAGAGGAGACGGTGCATCCGGTGGGGCTGAACAATGCGAGCGGCAGTGCGCCGGGGATGCTGACGCAGATTATGTGGATTGGGAGCCTTGTTATAAGTGTCATTCTTGCGCTTTCCGCGCAAAAGGTTAAATCGTCCGGTGTACGCCGTATGGGCGTATATGCGATGCAGCTGGTTATGGGTGCGATTTTTGTGGTGCTGGTGTCGGGGTATCTTGTGTGGATGGCGCACGATTGGTACGGTATGGCTATCGTCGATCAGGCGACCACGTGGGTGGCGCTTTTGTCGGGTATTGCGTTTTTTGCGATTCAGTCGATGCTGCTGAATTGGCTGGGGTTGCCAGCGGTACCGATACTCATTCTGCTCATGTTCTTCTCGTTGCCTGTTATGAATATAGCGCCGGAGTTTCTGCCGCAAACAACGCAAGACTGGTTGTACTCGTGGACACCATTTAGGTTCGCGGCAGCGTCTCTTCGGAACGCGATGTATTATGACGAGGTGAGTGTGACGAGCAGTAACACGGTGGTGCTGTGGTTGATGGTCGGTATCGGGGCGGTATTGTTGTTGCTATCGGCGTTGAAGCCTCAGCGAGCGCGGGGTCAGGGCAGTGCAGTGTAG